Proteins encoded by one window of Planktothrix tepida PCC 9214:
- the ltrA gene encoding group II intron reverse transcriptase/maturase, with the protein MKTSITKTTEAWNSINWAKVQRVVFKLQKRIYQASLSGQNAKARKLQKLLVKSYYAKLLAIRRVTQDNQGKKTAGVDGIKSITPKQRLELAQNLSKYQKAKPLRRKWIPKPNGEKRPLGIPTLQDRVRQALVKLALEPQWEARFEGESYGFRPGRSAHDAMSRIFQSISKGEYYILDADISKCFDQINHDYLLSKIDCPSTIKAQIRQWLKAGVMDNGIFEATEAGTPQGGVISPLLANIALDGMIKLVEHIFPKKNGRSQATVIRYADDFVVISPQLEIIQQCQIAIEKWLKPIGLELKPSKTRICHTLRETEVNGEVVKPGFDFLGWNFRQHPAGKHHSGKTGGSNSKLLGFKTLIKPSKKAIKAHANKVKEVIKTHKTAPQYALIKNLNPVVRGWCNYHSKVVSKETFSSLDFIIWQRLRAWTVRRCGKASYEKLRKYYKRNGNKAWSFETKDGFKLLTHAETPITRHVTVRPEASPYDGNWTYWSTRKGTSFDVPKRVSTLLKKQKGKCNFCGQYFTTEDIAEIDHILPTILGGKNEYKNLQLLHRHCHDIKTATDGSHDSKETGCSDDNSQLN; encoded by the coding sequence GTGAAAACGAGTATAACCAAGACTACGGAAGCATGGAATTCTATCAATTGGGCGAAAGTCCAACGGGTAGTATTTAAGCTGCAAAAGAGAATTTACCAAGCATCATTATCGGGACAAAATGCGAAAGCTCGAAAGCTCCAAAAACTTCTAGTTAAGTCATATTACGCCAAACTCTTAGCAATCAGAAGGGTTACTCAAGATAATCAGGGCAAGAAAACAGCCGGGGTTGATGGCATTAAATCCATCACACCCAAGCAACGACTAGAACTTGCTCAAAACCTGAGTAAATACCAAAAGGCGAAACCACTCCGAAGAAAATGGATACCCAAACCTAACGGAGAAAAACGTCCTTTAGGAATCCCAACTCTACAAGATAGAGTCAGGCAAGCCTTGGTTAAATTGGCATTAGAACCTCAATGGGAAGCCAGATTCGAGGGTGAAAGTTACGGGTTTAGACCCGGACGCTCTGCCCATGACGCGATGTCACGAATCTTCCAAAGCATCAGCAAAGGTGAATATTACATCCTAGATGCTGACATCTCAAAGTGTTTTGACCAGATTAATCATGATTACCTACTGTCCAAAATTGATTGTCCATCAACAATAAAAGCCCAAATCAGACAATGGTTGAAAGCTGGAGTTATGGACAACGGCATATTTGAAGCAACAGAGGCTGGCACACCACAAGGAGGAGTCATTAGTCCTTTACTTGCTAACATCGCACTGGATGGAATGATTAAACTTGTAGAACATATATTCCCTAAAAAGAATGGACGCTCTCAAGCAACAGTCATCAGATATGCCGATGATTTCGTGGTCATCAGTCCACAATTAGAAATCATACAACAGTGCCAAATTGCCATAGAAAAATGGTTAAAACCTATAGGATTAGAGCTTAAACCCTCAAAAACCCGAATCTGCCACACACTAAGAGAAACTGAAGTAAATGGAGAAGTGGTTAAACCAGGATTCGACTTTCTAGGCTGGAACTTCCGACAACATCCAGCTGGTAAACACCATTCTGGAAAAACCGGAGGAAGTAATTCCAAATTATTAGGATTCAAAACCCTAATAAAACCTAGTAAGAAAGCAATTAAAGCTCATGCGAATAAGGTAAAGGAAGTGATTAAAACCCACAAAACTGCGCCCCAATACGCATTAATCAAAAACCTAAACCCGGTCGTAAGAGGATGGTGTAACTACCATTCCAAAGTTGTTTCCAAAGAAACATTCTCCTCTTTAGACTTTATTATATGGCAAAGATTAAGAGCATGGACAGTCAGGAGATGTGGTAAAGCAAGTTACGAAAAACTTAGGAAATATTACAAAAGAAACGGTAATAAAGCATGGAGTTTTGAAACCAAAGATGGTTTTAAATTATTAACCCATGCAGAAACACCTATTACCCGTCATGTAACTGTAAGACCTGAAGCATCACCTTATGACGGAAACTGGACCTACTGGAGTACAAGAAAAGGAACATCTTTCGATGTACCTAAACGAGTATCAACTTTGCTCAAAAAGCAAAAAGGTAAATGTAACTTCTGTGGACAATACTTCACTACAGAAGACATTGCAGAAATCGACCATATTCTTCCCACAATTTTAGGCGGGAAAAACGAATATAAGAACCTGCAACTATTACATCGCCATTGTCATGATATTAAAACGGCAACTGATGGGTCACACGACTCAAAAGAAACCGGATGCTCTGATGATAACAGTCAACTAAACTAG
- a CDS encoding Crp/Fnr family transcriptional regulator gives MEDRYFSRDNQSDIHKMILSTPFFQGLPPDAAEKATSHIVGRNHPANQVILLENDWGSSVYFILDGWVKIRTYNLDGKEVTLNILGKGELFGEMAALDEVPRSTDVITLAPTLIGNMPAQDFVELITTEPRAGMRLAQLMGRRLRQVNRRLRLRESDSTSRVADILLFLAEGQGKTSNEGTQIPNLPHRELSGLSGLARETVTRVLSKLEKKGLIHRERDILSIPDVHALERMLV, from the coding sequence ATGGAAGATCGGTATTTCTCCCGTGACAATCAATCTGATATCCACAAGATGATCCTCTCAACGCCTTTCTTTCAAGGGTTGCCCCCAGACGCGGCTGAGAAAGCGACATCTCATATTGTGGGTCGAAACCATCCGGCAAACCAAGTTATTTTGTTAGAAAATGACTGGGGGAGTTCCGTTTATTTTATTTTGGATGGTTGGGTCAAAATTCGTACCTATAATTTGGATGGTAAAGAAGTAACGCTAAATATTTTAGGTAAAGGTGAACTCTTCGGAGAAATGGCAGCCTTAGATGAGGTTCCCCGGTCTACGGATGTGATCACATTAGCTCCTACCTTAATTGGGAATATGCCGGCTCAGGATTTCGTGGAGTTAATTACAACAGAGCCTCGCGCCGGAATGCGACTGGCTCAGTTAATGGGAAGGCGTTTGCGTCAGGTGAATCGACGTCTACGATTGCGTGAATCCGATAGTACCTCACGGGTTGCTGATATTTTACTCTTTCTGGCTGAAGGTCAGGGAAAAACCTCTAACGAAGGAACCCAAATTCCCAACCTTCCCCATCGAGAGTTAAGTGGTTTAAGTGGATTGGCACGAGAAACGGTAACTCGCGTTTTGAGTAAACTAGAAAAGAAAGGGTTAATTCATCGGGAACGAGATATTTTAAGCATTCCTGATGTCCATGCCCTAGAACGGATGCTGGTCTAA
- the pgsA gene encoding CDP-diacylglycerol--glycerol-3-phosphate 3-phosphatidyltransferase, whose protein sequence is MNLPTWITVSRLLGVPFLLYGLHDPTVTNRWICLGIFMIVASTDWLDGYLARKLNQVTDLGKFLDPLVDKLLVFAPLLAFIELGKIPAWGVFLMLARELTIAGWRVNQAQISGANIWGKLKTVSQILAIAFLIAPLPHIWQLPTLILFWVSVGLTLISGLIYLIPQSSIQTDIALRAREQGTGNREQ, encoded by the coding sequence ATGAATTTACCCACTTGGATTACTGTTTCCCGTTTATTGGGAGTCCCCTTTTTATTATATGGTTTACATGATCCAACCGTTACAAACCGTTGGATTTGTTTGGGAATTTTTATGATTGTTGCGAGTACAGATTGGTTGGATGGATATTTAGCTCGAAAACTGAATCAAGTGACAGATTTAGGAAAATTTCTTGATCCTTTAGTGGATAAATTATTGGTTTTTGCGCCTTTATTAGCCTTTATTGAATTAGGAAAAATCCCAGCTTGGGGAGTCTTTTTAATGTTAGCACGGGAACTGACAATTGCTGGATGGCGGGTAAATCAAGCTCAAATTTCTGGGGCAAATATTTGGGGTAAATTAAAAACAGTCAGTCAAATTTTAGCGATCGCTTTTCTCATTGCACCATTACCGCATATTTGGCAACTTCCCACTTTAATTTTATTCTGGGTTTCTGTGGGATTAACTTTAATTTCAGGTTTAATTTATTTAATTCCTCAATCTTCCATCCAAACAGATATAGCGCTACGCGCAAGGGAACAGGGAACAGGGAACAGGGAACAGTAA